One part of the Treponema peruense genome encodes these proteins:
- a CDS encoding GNAT family N-acetyltransferase encodes MQAANCPDAKALFLQAQTFLLAEEKFNCALMQRILNEEESVFLILNTDSDKKDAPCPVQIAGVFSYNIGKSLSAFIPDMNEEIKKELALFFKDKKIHSITGESSCVSKLEAALCNVNFYKERRARELFLMEQTCGAVCKPAFGVVKECSLSDGNLLMPLQVAYDTEEEISPWKKIPPAAERMVLDKTLRTLTVFGIFYKDTFIAKANTNAQTKNFVQLGGVYTKKEFRGKNLAAALVCAIAYKARAEGKKTILFVRQKNISAIRSYTKAGFTLAGNFKIVYFR; translated from the coding sequence GTGCAGGCAGCAAACTGTCCTGATGCAAAAGCTTTGTTTTTACAAGCGCAGACATTTTTGCTTGCAGAAGAAAAATTCAACTGCGCTTTAATGCAGCGTATTCTTAACGAAGAAGAAAGCGTTTTTCTTATTCTGAATACGGACAGTGATAAAAAAGATGCGCCGTGTCCTGTACAGATAGCAGGCGTTTTTTCGTACAACATCGGAAAATCACTGAGCGCCTTTATTCCTGACATGAATGAAGAAATAAAAAAGGAACTTGCACTTTTTTTTAAGGACAAAAAAATTCATTCAATCACCGGAGAAAGCAGCTGCGTGTCAAAACTGGAAGCGGCTCTTTGCAATGTGAATTTTTATAAAGAACGCAGGGCGCGGGAACTTTTTCTTATGGAACAAACGTGCGGCGCTGTCTGTAAACCGGCGTTTGGTGTTGTAAAAGAATGTTCTCTTTCTGACGGAAATCTTCTTATGCCGCTGCAGGTTGCTTACGATACAGAAGAAGAAATTTCCCCGTGGAAGAAAATTCCGCCGGCAGCAGAGCGCATGGTTTTAGACAAGACGCTCCGTACGCTTACAGTTTTTGGTATTTTTTACAAAGACACTTTTATTGCAAAGGCAAATACAAATGCGCAGACAAAAAATTTTGTTCAACTGGGCGGCGTGTATACAAAAAAAGAATTCCGCGGAAAAAATCTTGCAGCGGCTTTGGTTTGTGCAATTGCATACAAAGCGCGCGCAGAAGGTAAAAAAACAATTCTTTTTGTAAGGCAAAAAAATATCAGCGCAATCCGCAGTTACACAAAAGCCGGCTTCACTCTCGCAGGAAATTTCAAAATTGTTTATTTCAGGTAA
- the nrdG gene encoding anaerobic ribonucleoside-triphosphate reductase activating protein, with amino-acid sequence MNYGEIKKTDIANGDGVRVTLFVSGCRVHCPGCFNKQTWDFCYGNTFTQQTEEEILCALKPDYISGLTVLGGEPFESENQVELAPFLEKVRAAFPDKTIWCYTGYNYDTDIKNPEGKKHTPFTDRMLSCIDVLVDGPFIAEQKDISLKFRGSKNQRIINLKEKAND; translated from the coding sequence ATGAATTACGGTGAAATAAAAAAAACAGATATTGCAAACGGCGACGGCGTAAGAGTTACACTTTTTGTGTCGGGCTGCCGTGTGCATTGTCCCGGATGTTTTAACAAACAGACATGGGACTTCTGCTATGGCAATACGTTTACACAGCAGACAGAAGAAGAAATTCTTTGTGCCCTTAAGCCGGACTACATCAGTGGTCTTACTGTCTTGGGCGGTGAACCGTTCGAGAGTGAAAATCAGGTTGAACTCGCACCGTTTTTAGAAAAAGTGCGCGCGGCTTTTCCTGACAAAACAATCTGGTGTTACACAGGCTACAATTACGATACAGACATAAAAAATCCGGAAGGAAAAAAACACACGCCTTTTACAGACAGAATGCTTTCGTGTATAGACGTGCTTGTTGACGGGCCGTTCATTGCAGAACAAAAAGATATATCGCTCAAGTTCCGGGGCTCCAAAAACCAGCGCATAATTAACCTGAAGGAAAAAGCAAATGACTGA
- the nrdD gene encoding anaerobic ribonucleoside-triphosphate reductase, with amino-acid sequence MKIIKRSGAEVIFDRNKISNAIEKANNQVKEEDRLSQAQIESIVDDIEIECHREGHALNVEDIQDLVETGIMQNGAYNVAKLYITYRYRHQLMRKENTTDQQIMSLLEENNEEVKQENSNKNPTVVSVQRDYMAGEVSKDITRRFLLDQDIRQAHDEGIIHFHDADYFAQHMHNCDLVNLEDMLQNGTVISGTKIDRPHSFSTACNIATQIIAQVASCQYGGQSITLAHLAPFVDVSRRKIKSEISNMICTTGLQVNEDQFNYMVEQRVKDEIKRGVQTIQYQVITLMTTNGQAPFVTVFMYLNEAKSEQEKTDLALIIEEVLKQRYQGVKNEKGAWITPAFPKLIYVLEDDNVEPDSKYYYLSELAAKCTARRMVPDYISEKKMLELKDGNCYPCMGCRSFLTVYHDENGKPKFYGRFNQGVVTLNLVDVACSSGGDMTKFWQIMKERLDLCHRALRIRHERLLGTKSDAAPILWQNGALARLQKGETIDKLLYNGYSTISLGYAGLCECVRYMTGKSHTDPSAKPFALDVMHALNDACKKWKEEEHIDYSVYGTPLESTTYKFAKCLKRRFGVITGVTDKNYITNSYHVNVTEKIDAFTKLTFESQFQELSPGGAVSYVEVPNMENNIPAVMALLKHIYNNIMYAELNTKSDYCQKCGYTGEIQIVTDKDGKLVWECPNCKNHDQATMNVARRTCGYIGTQYWNQGRTQEIKERVLHL; translated from the coding sequence TTATGCAGAACGGCGCGTACAATGTTGCAAAGCTTTACATAACATACCGCTACCGCCACCAGCTTATGCGCAAGGAAAACACTACTGACCAGCAGATAATGAGCCTTCTTGAAGAAAACAACGAAGAAGTCAAACAGGAAAATTCAAACAAAAACCCGACTGTTGTTTCTGTTCAGCGTGATTATATGGCAGGTGAAGTAAGCAAGGACATTACACGCCGCTTTCTTTTGGACCAGGACATACGTCAGGCTCACGACGAAGGTATAATTCACTTTCACGATGCTGACTATTTTGCCCAGCACATGCACAACTGCGACCTTGTTAACCTCGAAGACATGCTTCAGAACGGCACTGTCATAAGCGGAACAAAAATTGACCGCCCGCATTCTTTTTCTACAGCATGCAATATTGCCACGCAGATTATTGCACAGGTAGCAAGCTGCCAGTACGGCGGACAGAGCATAACCCTTGCACACCTGGCTCCTTTTGTAGACGTGAGCCGCCGTAAGATAAAGTCAGAAATTTCAAACATGATTTGTACAACCGGGCTTCAGGTAAATGAAGACCAGTTCAACTACATGGTCGAGCAGCGTGTTAAGGACGAAATCAAGCGCGGTGTGCAGACAATCCAGTACCAGGTTATTACACTTATGACCACCAACGGACAGGCTCCGTTTGTTACTGTATTCATGTATCTTAATGAAGCAAAGAGCGAGCAGGAAAAAACAGATCTTGCCCTTATTATAGAAGAAGTTTTAAAGCAGCGTTACCAGGGCGTAAAAAACGAAAAGGGTGCATGGATAACACCGGCATTCCCCAAACTCATTTATGTACTTGAAGATGACAATGTAGAGCCTGACTCAAAGTATTATTATCTTTCTGAACTTGCAGCAAAGTGTACCGCACGCCGCATGGTTCCGGATTATATCTCAGAAAAAAAGATGCTCGAACTCAAGGACGGCAACTGCTACCCGTGTATGGGATGCCGCTCTTTCCTTACAGTTTATCATGATGAAAACGGAAAGCCCAAGTTCTACGGTCGCTTTAACCAGGGTGTCGTAACACTTAATCTTGTAGATGTAGCCTGTTCTTCCGGAGGTGACATGACAAAATTCTGGCAGATAATGAAAGAGCGCCTTGACCTTTGCCACCGTGCACTCAGAATCCGCCACGAGCGTCTTTTGGGAACCAAGTCAGATGCCGCACCAATTTTGTGGCAGAACGGTGCACTTGCCAGACTGCAGAAGGGAGAAACAATAGACAAACTTTTGTACAACGGCTATTCAACAATTTCACTTGGATACGCGGGACTTTGCGAGTGTGTCCGTTACATGACAGGAAAATCGCACACAGATCCTTCTGCCAAACCGTTTGCACTTGATGTAATGCACGCGCTTAATGACGCCTGCAAAAAGTGGAAGGAAGAAGAGCATATTGACTATTCAGTCTACGGAACTCCTCTCGAAAGCACTACATACAAATTTGCAAAGTGCCTTAAGAGACGCTTTGGTGTAATAACCGGAGTTACCGACAAAAATTACATTACCAACAGTTACCACGTTAATGTTACAGAAAAAATCGATGCGTTTACAAAACTTACATTTGAGTCACAGTTCCAGGAACTTTCACCGGGCGGTGCGGTAAGTTATGTAGAAGTTCCCAATATGGAAAACAATATTCCGGCTGTAATGGCGCTTTTAAAGCACATTTACAATAACATCATGTATGCCGAACTCAATACAAAAAGCGACTATTGCCAGAAGTGCGGCTACACCGGCGAGATTCAGATTGTAACAGACAAAGACGGAAAACTTGTGTGGGAATGCCCCAACTGCAAAAATCACGATCAGGCTACAATGAATGTTGCGCGCAGAACATGCGGTTACATCGGAACACAGTACTGGAATCAGGGACGCACGCAGGAAATCAAAGAGCGCGTTCTGCACCTTTAG
- a CDS encoding MATE family efflux transporter, producing MLKNNSLRTPLKGFYKTLFFIAVPIILQNLMQTFVNMLDTIMVGQLGAAEIAAVGLGNQIFFILNMILFGISSGGSIFITQFWGKKDLDGIHKTMGIMLTFSTIISLVFCIAGLTVPQVLIGFYSKDPVVIAFGAKYLRAVAPSYVIMALGFPFQLAFRSTEHVHLPMVCTAASFAVNALFNYALIFGFSFNFLGIHFAVNGMGVTGAAIATVIARSLETALLLIFSYAKKFEAAGSVRSFFKFDRYFVYRFIRIALPVLINETFWGMGITVENAIFSRMGTDAIAAFNITGTISQLTWVFFIGTGNATGIILGKKIGEGKKDETRLYANRFAWFLPLCAVGIGLLLYPLSLLLPYLFNVEPNIIKTARHMLYVLICFYPFNAFAMYFIVGFCRAGGDTKFAAFHDIFWMWAIAIPAGIFAAFVLKLSPPAVYFCLLTEGVLKTFWGLARLKSGKWLKDVTE from the coding sequence ATGTTAAAAAATAATTCGCTCAGGACACCGCTTAAGGGTTTTTACAAGACACTTTTTTTTATTGCCGTTCCCATTATTCTGCAGAATTTGATGCAGACTTTTGTAAACATGCTGGACACTATTATGGTCGGCCAGCTGGGTGCAGCAGAAATTGCCGCCGTCGGACTTGGAAACCAGATATTTTTTATTCTGAATATGATTCTTTTTGGAATCTCTAGCGGCGGCTCTATTTTTATTACGCAGTTCTGGGGCAAAAAAGATCTGGACGGAATCCACAAAACAATGGGCATTATGCTCACTTTTTCTACTATTATATCGCTCGTATTCTGCATTGCCGGCCTTACTGTTCCGCAGGTTCTTATAGGCTTTTATTCAAAAGATCCTGTTGTAATTGCGTTCGGGGCAAAATATCTGAGGGCAGTTGCACCAAGTTATGTAATAATGGCACTTGGCTTTCCGTTCCAGCTGGCATTCAGAAGTACTGAACACGTTCACCTGCCTATGGTTTGCACAGCTGCTTCGTTTGCAGTAAATGCACTTTTTAATTACGCACTTATTTTTGGATTTTCGTTTAATTTTCTTGGAATACATTTTGCAGTTAACGGAATGGGCGTTACCGGAGCTGCTATTGCTACAGTCATTGCGCGCAGTCTTGAAACCGCACTTTTACTGATTTTTTCGTATGCAAAAAAATTTGAAGCGGCAGGGTCGGTGCGATCGTTTTTTAAATTTGACAGATACTTTGTTTACAGATTCATAAGAATTGCACTGCCGGTTTTGATTAACGAAACTTTCTGGGGAATGGGAATTACTGTAGAAAACGCAATTTTTTCACGCATGGGAACAGACGCAATTGCCGCGTTCAACATAACGGGAACAATTTCGCAGCTTACCTGGGTTTTCTTTATTGGCACAGGAAACGCAACAGGAATTATTCTTGGCAAAAAAATCGGCGAAGGTAAAAAAGATGAGACGCGTCTTTATGCAAACAGATTCGCATGGTTCCTTCCGCTTTGTGCAGTGGGAATCGGTCTTTTGCTTTACCCGCTTTCACTTCTGCTTCCGTATTTGTTCAACGTGGAACCGAACATTATTAAAACGGCCAGGCACATGCTTTATGTTTTAATCTGCTTTTACCCGTTCAACGCGTTTGCCATGTATTTTATTGTCGGTTTTTGCCGCGCGGGAGGAGATACAAAGTTTGCGGCCTTCCACGATATTTTCTGGATGTGGGCAATTGCCATTCCGGCTGGAATTTTTGCAGCATTTGTTCTGAAGCTTTCACCGCCGGCAGTTTATTTTTGTCTTTTGACTGAAGGTGTTTTAAAAACTTTCTGGGGTCTTGCAAGACTCAAATCTGGAAAATGGCTCAAGGACGTTACTGAATAA